The Synechococcus sp. CC9605 sequence TGGGGCGATGGCAGCGCAGGGCCATGCGGATGAGCTCTGGATCCAGCGCTGGCTCGAGGAGGAGTACTTCCAGCTGGCACCTCCAAAATCCACGGGACGGGAGTGTTTCGGACAGGCCGACCTCAACCGACGCCTGAAACAACTGGGTGGAGCCTCAGCGGCAGATGCCATCGCCACGTTGACGGCCTTTTCCGCGGCTGTGGTTGCCCAGGATCTGGAGCACCTGCGCCAGAGCGTTGGCATCGCACCGATCGAACTGATCACAGCCGGGGGCGGCAGCCAAAACCCGGTGTTGATCGATGAGCTGCGGCGACGCTGCCGAGGCGCGCAGCTCGATGCAAGCAGCAGTCTGGGGGTGCCGACGGAAGCCCGAGAAGCCCTGGTCTTCGCGTTGCTGGCCTGGTGGCAGGAGAGGGGGCATCCCGGCAATGTCCCTGCTGTCACCGGAGCCAGCAGGGAAGCCGTGCTCGGGGTGCGGGTGAATCCGGCCTAACCGGGCCTGTGCAAGCGCAAGCGCCGGGGAGCGCCCCTCAGACGGCGTGGCTGCTGTGATTCCAGGGCGGACCGCAGGCGCTCTTCACGGGTCGGGGCCGGTGCGGACGCCTCCAACTCCTGCTCATGGCGTTGCACGCCTTGCTGGATCAACACCCGCGCCATGTTGCTCACCGTGCGGGATTCCAGCTCCGCCATCGCCGTGAGACGCGCGCAGAGATCTTCAGGCAGAACCACCTGAATTCTCGGGGACTTGGGCTTCCCGCTGGATGAGGTCTGACGGGTGGGCACGACCGGATCCCCAGG is a genomic window containing:
- a CDS encoding ribbon-helix-helix domain-containing protein, whose protein sequence is MPTRQTSSSGKPKSPRIQVVLPEDLCARLTAMAELESRTVSNMARVLIQQGVQRHEQELEASAPAPTREERLRSALESQQPRRLRGAPRRLRLHRPG